The following proteins are encoded in a genomic region of Thiomicrospira sp. R3:
- a CDS encoding tRNA threonylcarbamoyladenosine dehydratase, translated as MLLNNPLYERSLLVFDKQSMERIADSRVLVAGVGGVGGFVAEALARAGVGAITLVDHDVVSPSNKNRQIVALDSTLNMLKVDVMAERIFQINPGCNVTKRAEFVSPEQMSGLVSSGFDYIVDAIDSLNCKVALAQQSLLQGIPIVSSMGAGRRIDPTKIQVADISQTHGCGLARVMRQRLRKDGFDKGLEVVFSTELPKAPGPFEDIEGARGRVVNGTASYMPGIFGLMIAGVVIQKLSLD; from the coding sequence ATGTTATTGAATAATCCTCTTTATGAGCGTAGTTTGCTTGTGTTTGATAAACAGTCCATGGAACGTATTGCTGATTCACGTGTTCTTGTGGCCGGTGTGGGTGGTGTGGGTGGCTTTGTTGCTGAAGCTTTAGCTAGAGCCGGGGTTGGTGCAATAACACTGGTTGACCATGATGTTGTTTCTCCTTCTAATAAGAATCGTCAAATAGTGGCGTTAGATTCAACGTTAAACATGCTTAAGGTAGACGTGATGGCCGAAAGGATTTTCCAGATAAATCCTGGTTGTAACGTTACTAAACGTGCTGAGTTTGTTTCTCCGGAGCAGATGTCAGGATTAGTTTCATCTGGATTTGATTATATTGTTGATGCAATTGATAGCCTTAATTGTAAGGTTGCATTGGCTCAACAGTCTTTGTTGCAAGGTATTCCCATTGTTTCAAGTATGGGGGCTGGTAGACGTATTGATCCAACAAAAATACAGGTAGCGGATATTAGTCAAACCCATGGGTGTGGTTTAGCACGCGTTATGCGTCAACGTTTGCGTAAGGATGGGTTTGATAAAGGGCTTGAGGTAGTGTTCTCTACGGAGTTACCGAAAGCCCCTGGGCCTTTTGAAGATATAGAAGGTGCGCGTGGCCGGGTGGTTAATGGCACAGCGAGTTATATGCCTGGTATTTTCGGCTTGATGATTGCGGGTGTTGTTATTCAAAAACTCTCGCTTGATTAA
- a CDS encoding TatD family hydrolase, whose product MLHLIDTHAHLSTFDYLSDISFPTVSVSVDLNSSFQQILFQRKSRFVIPAVGVHPWFCQSVSFHDLLSLFAFTKSNNIKILGEIGLDFSVKHKASSVQQLEIFTHQLNFASLNGLSVSLHSVKANIEVLSLLNEMPVKGVLHGFSGSPEQAWPFIEKGFKIGVNGMVLRNNTPRYLHLVKMLPLSSIVLETDFPNVIYSPGLKPSLNMIILIAKKVAQIKSSSLENVVKITSHNAIESLQLDVIE is encoded by the coding sequence TCCTACTGTTTCTGTTTCTGTCGATTTAAATTCTTCGTTTCAACAAATTTTATTTCAGCGTAAATCTCGATTTGTAATACCCGCAGTTGGAGTTCATCCTTGGTTTTGTCAATCTGTCTCGTTTCACGATTTATTGTCGTTATTTGCGTTTACTAAATCTAATAATATAAAAATCCTAGGGGAAATTGGTCTTGATTTCTCAGTCAAACATAAAGCCAGTAGTGTTCAGCAATTAGAAATATTCACTCATCAGCTTAATTTCGCAAGTTTAAATGGTCTTTCAGTTTCCTTGCATAGTGTTAAAGCCAATATAGAAGTTTTAAGTTTACTGAATGAAATGCCTGTAAAGGGTGTGCTTCATGGTTTTTCCGGAAGCCCGGAGCAGGCTTGGCCTTTTATTGAAAAGGGATTTAAGATTGGTGTTAACGGTATGGTTTTAAGAAATAATACACCACGTTATCTACACTTGGTTAAAATGCTGCCTTTAAGTTCTATTGTATTGGAAACAGATTTCCCTAATGTCATTTATTCTCCAGGTTTAAAGCCAAGCTTGAATATGATAATTTTAATTGCAAAAAAAGTGGCGCAGATAAAGTCTAGCTCGCTTGAAAATGTTGTTAAAATCACCAGCCATAATGCTATTGAGAGTTTACAGTTAGATGTTATTGAATAA